The sequence CAGTATAAACAACTCCTGAAGGATTGTTAGGAGAATTTATGATTATAGCCTGAGTGTTTTTATTTATTAGCTTTTCAAGTTCTTCAAAGTGAATTTGAAAAGATTTAGTGTCAGCAGGAACTACAGTAAGTTTTCCATTAGATGCTTCAACAAAGCATTTGTATTCTGGAAAATATGGTGCAATGGCCATAATTTCGCTTTCATCATCACATATTAAGGCTTTAAAACAAGCCATAAGAGTAGGTGCGGCACCACAGGTCATAAACAAATTATTTTTAGTATAATTTGTGCCATAATTTTTGTTTAAAGAGCTAGCTATGGCATCTCTTACGCTATCATGTCCTTGAGCACTAGAATAGCTATGAATAGCAACAGGTGTTTCTTCATTTAATATACTCAATATAGCATCTTTTACACTTTCAGGTGCTGGAATACTTGGATTTCCCAAGCTAAAATCAAACACATTGTCCTTTCCAACTATAGCTTTTTGCTTTTTCCCAAATTCAAAAAGATCACGGATACAAGAACGTTTGCTTCCGTATTCATACATTTTTGTAGAAACCATTGTTAATCCCCCTTATAAAATTTTGTATAACCTTAAACTAAGATACAAACATTTGCATATGAAAGTCTATTTTTAATGTTTTAAATATTCTTAATATTCCTTTGGCAGCTCCCCGTTAAGTACTCTAAGAGCTCCTTCTGCTAGTGACTTCATTTCTTCTTCTCCAGGAAGAACTATAATTGGAGCTAGTTTTCCTACATAGTCAGCTATGGCGCTACAAAGCTTTTTGCTATGAGCCATGCCTGCCGTAAGTACAATAGCATCTACATTGAATTTAAGAACCGCTGCCATAGCACCGATATCTTTACAGTGCTGATATACTAAGGCATCAAAAATAAGTTTTGCCTTTTCATCTCCAGAAAAAGCTTTGATTTCAACTTCTCTAAAGTCACGAGTTCCTAAATAAGAGAATACTCCAGCTTTACTTCCAAGGGCTTTTTTAACTTCTTTTTGTTTTTCCTGAAAAACAGAAATTAATTAAGGCGTTTACAGGTAGACTTCCACCTCTGTCCATAGAAAAACTGCCTTCATCTTTTACATTATAAACGTCAATAACTCGTCCTTTTTCATGAGCTGCAACAGAAACTCCGCCTCCCATATGTACAACAATTAGATTTACTTCTTCATATTTTTTGCCAAGCTTTAAAGAAGCTTTACGTCCCATGCTTTTTTGGTTAAGGGCGTGGAAAAAGCTTTCTCTTTCCATTCCAGAAAATCCAGTTACACGGGCTACATCAGTCATTTCGTCAACAGATACTGGATCTACAAAATAAGCCTTTATGCCTGCCTCTTCTGCAATGGCTTTTGCAAGTATTGTGCCAAGATTAGAAGCGTGCTCCCCATAAGGAGGATTGTATATATCTTGGATTACCTTATCAGTTACTTCATAAGTTCCTGATGGAATATGACGTAAAAGTCCTCCTCTTCCACAAACAGCATTAAAATCAGTGACTTTAAAGCCTTCTTCTTTTAAAGTTTTAGATATTAAATCTTTGCGGTACTGAAATTGGTCGATAATGTGCTCAAATGGAGCAAGATCGGAGGCTGAATGTTCAATGTTTTTTTCAGTATTTCCTCTTTATCTTCAAAGATAGAGATTTTAGTTGAAGTAGCACCAGGGTTGATTACTAAAATACGCATTATATCCCTCCCAAGATTGTTAAAAGATAATAACTTAACTTTTGTAGGTACTATTTTAGTACAGCTAAACTTGAAAATTAACATATAAATGTAATTATGTTATTGTGTGTAATATGTGTGTTATAACTCAATCTTAAATATAACTATAAGAAATGTCAACTTAAATAAACCGGAAAAGTTATATTTAAAATCCTAAGTAATATATTCTGTAGCAAGGCTAAAAGTCCCTTTCAAAAATCAAATTATATTTTGTATTTAAGTGGTAAAAAATTTCATTTTAATTTAAAAGTTTTAGATGATAATCTGCAAATTAATGTAAGTGCTGCTACCATATAAATAATAGTTGCAAAAGCTACCGCCAGCATAAAAATATAAGAAGATGTTTTGATTTTTAAACAGGTATAGCAAATAATATAAACAGACCAATTTATAATACTGAATGCTGGACTTTTAGTTTCTAATTCAGCTGTATAGGGCTGAATTACATAATACAATAATAAATAATGTATTGAAAAAAGCATGATAAACAAATTATACATAAAAGCAATGGTATCATACCTAATAATTTATAATAAAATCCACTTATTATTACTATTCCTATAATACATGCACACAGTGCAGAGGCCGGAATTATATTTAAAATAATAATTTTTTTAAGCCTTACCTTAAAAGAATTTAAAACAGCATCCTTTTCTCTATAGTACTGATATCTCAATAGTTTAACATCACAATTATAAAACAAAGCTCTGCATATTTTCTGACCAGTAGACATGATGTACATAATAAAAATAAATATAGAAGGTTTTTTTCAAAGATATCTACAATTTTATACCTTTTATCCGGCATAACTATACAAAATATAACAAGGGCTATAAATGCAATACCTATAATATATAGCCTAAACTTTACAGGATTTATTATAACTTTTTTAAATCTTGAGAAGAAAATTAAATTAATATACTCATAACCCTTTTTATTATCAAAAGTTTTACTTTTTAATGATTCTTTACTTATTTTTTTATCATCAAGTTTTACATCAGAAAATGATATATCAGATTTAATTTTATCCATATCTATCATATTATTTTTAACAAATAATCTTCTAGATAAAACCCTATATTTTTTATATTTAAAGATACATATTAATGAAACAATTCCTAATATTAATATCAAAATCTCTGCAAATTTATTAAACAGTATACACTCAAAATTCAAATTAACCTTAAATACACTTGGTAGGTATGAAGCAAGCAAAACAGTAATTACCAAAACACCTTGAAAAATATTATTATTTTCTAAATTTACATTATACTTATCATAAAAAATAATATAAATACATTCACCCATAAGTCTGAATGCCGTAAGTTCTAATAAAATAATTAAAACTTCTAGAGGTGATATATTAATAAATCTTCCTATAATCATAAGAGGAATACTGAAATTAATTAATTCAATTATTCTCATATATAACAATTGAGATTTTAAGTATTCTCCTGCATCTACACGCATAAGTTTTATCATATAATAGTTTTTTTCATTGCCGCTGTTAAAAATAGAAGTTTTCATGAATGAGGCTGCTATAAAACTTAATAAGAAAAATATATTTATAAAATATGGTCTTATCTTTGAAAAATCTTTTGTAATTAAATATAATGGAAGCAAAATCATAATTCCTAAATAAAAAGCTTTATAAAGGAAACCTCCTATAAAGGCTAGTATTTTACCAATAACTCCTAGTATCAACTTTATTTCTGTTTTTTTATAGAGACTATCGCGAAACAACTTACCTATAATAGGAATCTTTTTTAAATAATATATTAATTTATTTGCACTTTGAGCAAATTCAACTTTAAAGCTATTCTTAAAAGTATTATTCATTTTCTTCATCCTCTAACATTTCAATAATTTTGTTTTCGAACTCTCCATTTTTTATTAAATCATGGTCTACACTTTCCAAAATCCCATTGTTTAAAGTTACTATTTCATCACATAAATCAGCAGCTAATTGTAAAATATGTGTAGAAAAAATAATAATTCTTTCTTGTTTTAACTGCTTTATAAATTTCTTCATCTCAAGTGCTGCCACAACATCAAGACTTGTAAGAGGCTCGTCCATTAAAATTATTGAAGGCTTTGTTATAAATGTACAAATCATTTGAATTTTATTTTTCATTCCTTCTGAATAATCTTTTATTAATCTGTATCTGTCATCTCCATATATCTTTATTATGTTAAAATACTCATCTATAGATAATAAATCAGTTACTTTATCTTTGTTTATATCAATATAAAATTTTAAAAATTCATATCCAGTCAAAAATTCTGGAAGCACTGGTTCTGAAAATACATATCCAACATCTGAGTAATTAATATCTTTACATTCTTCACTTTGGGATATATATATTTTACCAGCATCGTATTGTGATTCTCCGCTTATACAATTTAAAAGAGTAGTCTTTCCTGCTCCGTTTCTACCTAATAATCCATAAATATTTCCTTTTTCAAATTCAAACGAAGCACTTTTCAATACTTTTTTCTCCGAAATTTTTCTCAATATTCTGCAATATTAAATGCATAATGATATTCTCCTTTTCAATTTATAAATTAATAATAACATTTTTATAAACAGCTGCAAAGTTCTTAATATATCTTAATAAATCATAAAAGATTTTACACTTAAATAACACCAATCTACATTTGCAAATCAGCAATTTGTATTTAGATAATTTCAAAAATATGGTATAATAAATAAAACTTAAATAGAGATCCATAGAATAACCACTATGAATTTTTATTTAAAATAACATATTAAAGGATGTTATGTTATGAAAAATAAAAAAATAATAATTATTGTACTTTCAATTTTTCTTTTAGTATTTACTATTTATGTATATCAAAAGGTAACTAATAATTTATCTGCTGAACAGGTGGTTAAAAATAATAAGTCTGCAAGGGGATGTGTTTATGAGTAAAAAATTTATTTTAATAATGGTGCTGACAGTGCTAGTAACCATGTGTATAGGTTGTACTACGAATACCGCAGTTGGTGGTAAAGCTGATCCTAAGAATATAAGTAATAATGAGGGTAACAATAAGCAAGATGATACAAAGTCAGAGGCGAAAGCCATATTAGTAAAAAACACAGTAGTAGAAGTAAAGGATTTTTCATTTAAATTTTTAGAATTTGACTTAGTTAAATCAGTGAAAGATAATGGGCAAGATGCACTTAATATTTATGATAGAACTTTTGGTGCAAAGGTTGACAGTGCAGCTTTAGGATATGATATTGGGTTTAATAATTCAAAATCTGAGGTTGATAAAAGAGATGCTTATCTTGTGTTGGTACTTGATTACAATTGGAATAAAAAAATCACATCCCAGCGAGATTCTATAATTCCTGAAATGAAACTCAAAGCTATAGACAATAAGGGTGATGATGTAATTTTAATGCATAATTCAATCCATGATAAATATATTGATGTAGAAAATCCTAAGGGTGTGCTTGTATTTAAAACATTTTCAGATACCACATCTGTAACTTTTGAGTTTGATGGCAATCCATACAATCTGCAATTGAATAAATAAATTTAAGACTGGATAAAAAAAGCACCTCCTGATAGAATACAAGGTGATAACATGGCAAGAAAAAATACTAAAAACAGATTAATAAATAATTTTTATTAATCTGTTTTCTTGTAAAAAAACTTATGCTAAATTTTATCCCAATTATACTTTTTCTTTTCTTCTTCTAAAAAATTTTTCCTCTCTTTTTCTATATTTAAAAGTAAAAAAGAGCCTCCTATTAAGCATCCATATCCAACTATACTATATTTTTTATGTTCCTTTTTCCCCATTCTATTTCATTCTTTAAGGATTCTATTTCTTTTTTAGGTATTTCCTTATGATTTGCTAAATAATCCATTCTATTTTTTGTAGATATACCTTCCCAGGTCCCACTTAAAGAACACATTAAAGCTACAACTATAAGACCTAGAAATATAACATTCTTAAAACCATTATTACTGCCACTGTACTTAACTAAAAAGTTTTTTACTATAAGTACAGCAGAAATTATTGCTAAAATAATGCTAATAATAATTATAAAAGTTACCATAGTCCCCCCATATTTTATTGCTTAAAAAATTTTATTTAATATTAACCCGTAAAGTTATTATACAATATATATGTATTTATGTAAATATTTATAATATAATAGAAATTAGTAGAAAATAAGGTATGGAAGAATCAGATAAATTTATTGTTTTATTAATTGGGTACAATACCTTATATGATAAAGCTTTTATAAACGAACTTAAATTAAATGGATTTAAACTACAAGATTACCGGTTTTGGTAAGCATTTCAATCTGATAAAGAAACAGTAGTAGAATTATTAAAAAAATAATTCAATCCAGTAGATCCCTGTCAACACATAGCATTTAAAGATAGGAAAAACTCTTCCAAAACCTGTATTATTACATTGAAAGGATGATTAGATGAATTGGATTAGGAATATGAATGATGCTTTAAATTATATTGAAGAAAATATTGAAAACAGCATTACCCTAGATGAAATAGCTAAAGAAGCATTATCTTCAAAATTTCATTTTTTAAGAATGTTTCATGCTATTTGTGGAATTACCCTAAGTGAATATATAAGGCAAAGGAGGTTATCCGTAGCGGCAAAAGATGTAATGTCATCTAATATGAAAATAATTGATATTGCATATAAATATGGATATGAAACTCCAGAAGCTTTTTCAAAAGCCTTTAAAAATTTACATGG is a genomic window of Haloimpatiens sp. FM7315 containing:
- a CDS encoding ATP-binding cassette domain-containing protein; the protein is MKSASFEFEKGNIYGLLGRNGAGKTTLLNCISGESQYDAGKIYISQSEECKDINYSDVGYVFSEPVLPEFLTGYEFLKFYIDINKDKVTDLLSIDEYFNIIKIYGDDRYRLIKDYSEGMKNKIQMICTFITKPSIILMDEPLTSLDVVAALEMKKFIKQLKQERIIIFSTHILQLAADLCDEIVTLNNGILESVDHDLIKNGEFENKIIEMLEDEENE